The segment ATCACGCCCTGCGGCAGGGTGGCGCGCATATCGCCGATCTTCTTGCGCACCAGGTACCAGGTGCCGGCCACCTCGGCCGGCGGCGTGCTGTCCTTGAGCTGGAACAGTGTCAGCGACTCACCCGGCTTGGTGAAGCTGCGCACCTTGTCGGCATGCGGCACCTCCTGCAGGGTCTTCTCGATCTTGTCGGTCACCTGCTCGGCCACCTGCTGGGCCGTGGCGCCCGGCCAGAAGGCCTGGACCACCATGATGCGGAAGGTGAAGGGGGGTCTTCGTCCTGGCCCAGCTGGAAGTAGGCGGCAAAGCCCATCACCATCAGCACCACCATCAGGTAGCGCGTCAGGGCGGGATGCTCCAGGGCCCAGCGCGAGACATTGAAGCGCGAGGCTTGCGGCGTGTGGGAGGCGCTCATGAGCTGCGGCCCTCTCTCAGCGCGAGGCCGCAGTGGCCGCCGGCGCCACATAGCGCGTGACCTTCTGGCCCGGGGTGAGCACATGCACGCCGGCCGTCACCACCTCCTGGCCCGGGTTCAGGCCGCCGGCCACCAGCACCTCGTTGTTCTCAGCGCCGCTGACCTGGATGGGCTGCAGCTTCAGGCTCATGCTCTGCGGGTCCAGCACCCAGACCGAGGTCTTGCCCTGCTGCTCCAGCACCGCCGTCAGCGGCAGCTTGATCAGCTTGTCCTGCTTGGGCAGTGCCAGGCTCACGGTGGCGGTCTGGCCCAGGCGGGCGTCCAGCTTGCCGGCATCGGCCTTGACCAGGAAGGTGCGGGTGGTCGGATCGGCCGCGGCCGAGACCTCGCGCAGCTGCACCGGCAGCGGCGCCTGATCACTGCCCCACAGGCGCACGGTCAGCGCGCCGGGGCGGGCCGCGGCCTCGCGCAGGCGGCCGATCAGATGCTCGGGCACCGAGAACACCACATCGCGCGGGCCGTCATGGGCCAGCTGCAGCACCGGGGTGCCGGCGCCCACCACCATGCCGGGCTCGGCCAGCACGCCGGTGATCACGCCGGGCGCATCGGCGCGCAGCAGCGCGTAGTCGGACTGGTTGCCCTGCACATTGGCCTGCGCCTTGGCCTGGTCCAGCTGGGCCTGGGCAGCCTTGAAGGCCGCGTCGCGGCGCTCCAGCTCGGCCGAGCTGATGAAGCCCTGCTGGTGCAGATCGATGAAGCGCTTGTAGTCAGCGCCGGCCTGGTCACGGTTGACCCGTGCGGCATTCATGGCGGCACGGGCGGCCTCCTGGGCCAGCTGCAGGTCCTGGCCGTCCAGCCGGGCCAGCAACTGCCCCGGCTTGACCACATCGCCCAGATTGGCACGGCGCTCCAGCAGCTTGCCGCCCACGCGGAAGGACAGGCGCGACTCGGTGCGCGCACGCAGCTCGGCCGCATATTCCAGCACCTGGCCCGCGCTTTCGCCGGCCACCACCTGGGTGCGGACCGCGCGCACCGGCTCGGGTGCGGCCTCTTTCTTGCCGCAGGCCGCGAGCATCAACAGGAGCGCGGCACTCACCGCCAGGAGCATGCCGGAACGCGCCGGCGACAGGACATGGGGCATGGACAACCTCGATAGGAACGGAAGGCCAGGATCTGCCTGGATCCGCAACTGACTGACTGGTCAGTAATGTATGAGCCGACACACCCGCTGTCAAACTGCCGCCTTAGGGGTGCCACGTAAAACCCAAGACAATGCCGGCCGTGAGCATAGAGCACTACGAGAACTTCCCCGTCGCCTCCTGGTTGTGTCCGCCAGCACTGCGCCCCGCCGTGGTGGCCATCTACCACTTCGCCCGCTGCGCCGACGATCTGGCCGACGAGGGCGACGACAGCCCCGCGCAGCGCCTGGCCGCGCTGCGCGCCTACCGGGCGGACCTGCAGGCCGTCGCGGCCGGGCATGCCCCTTCCGAGCGCTGGCAGCGCCCGGTGTTCGCCGCCCTGGGGCCGGTGATCGCCAGGCACCAGCTGCCCCTGCCCCTGCTGGAGGCCTTGCTGGACGCCTTCGAGCAGGATCTGGTCAAGCAGCGCTACGCCGACCGCGCCGAGCTGCTGGACTACTGCCGCCGCTCGGCCAATCCGGTGGGCCGCCTGCTGCTGCACCTCTACGGCATCCACGACGCTGCCTCGCTGCGCCGCTCCGACGCCATCTGCAGCAGCCTGCAGCTGATCAATTTCTGGCAGGACTTCAGCCGCGATCTGCCGCGCGGCCGCGTCTACGCGCCGGCCGGCGATCTGGTCCGCCACGGCCTGAGCGCCGAGGACCTGCTGGCCGGGCGCGACGGCCCCGCGGCACGCGCGCTGATCCGCGATCTCTGCGACTGGGCGCACGCCCTGATGCTCGAGGGCGCGCCCCTGGTGCACCGCCTCCCGGGACGGGCGGGCTGGGAGCTGCGTCTGGTGGTACAAGGCGGCCTGCGCATTCTTGAGAAAATCCGCCGGATGGATCACGCCAGCCTCACTCACCGCCCCCGCATCACCGCCCTGGACCTGCCATTCCTGCTGATGGGCAGCCTGCGCATGCGCGCCGCGGAGGGCCAGGCGTGACGCCCGAGCAATACGTCCAGGACAAGGCAGCCAAGAGCGGCTCCAGCTTCTACTACGCCTTCCTCTTCCTGCCGCCGCCCCGGCGCGCTGCCATCACCGCCTTCTACGCCTTCTGCCGCGAGGTGGACGATGTGGTGGATGAGATCCAGGACCCCGGCGTGGCGGCCACCAAGCTGGCCTGGTGGCGCAAGGAGGTGGCCAATGCCTTTGCCGGCCAGCCCCAGCACCCGGTGATGAAGGCCCTGATGCCCCATGTGGCGGACTACGAGATCCGCGCCGAGCACCTGAATGCGGTGATCGAGGGCTGCCAGATGGACCTGGACCAGACCCGCTACCTGGACTACCCCGGCCTGCAGCGCTACTGCCATCTGGTGGCCGGCGTGGTGGGCGAGGTGGCCTCGGGCATCTTCGGCCGCACGGACGCCCAGACCGTGGCCTATGCCCACAAGCTGGGCCTGGCCATGCAGCTCACCAACATCATCCGTGACGTGGGCGACGACGCCAGGCGAGGCCGCATCTACCTGCCGGTCTCCGAGCTGCAGCAGTTCGACGTCAAGGCCCACGAGATCCTCAAGCGCGACAAGCCCTGGGGCTATAGCGAGCGCTTCACAGCCCTGATGAAGTTCCAGGCCGCGCGCGCCCACGCCCTCTACGACGAGGCCCTGGCCCTGCTGCCCGAGGCCGATCGCCGCGCCCAGAAGCCCGGGCTGATGATGGCCAATATCTACCGCGCCCTGCTGCGCGAGATCGAAGCCGAGCATTTCCAGGTGCTGCAGCAGCGCATCTCGCTGACCCCGCTGCGCAAGCTCTGGATCGCGATGAAGACCAATTGGCGAGGCCGGTGATGACTCCCCCCTACCGGCTGCGCCGGCCCCCTCAAGGGGGCGCCGCCGGCAGCCCGGCAGAGCCGGTTCTGCGGCGGCCGCTCGGTCATGAAGATTGCAGTTGTTGGTGGGGGCTGGGCCGGTCTGGCAGCGGCCGTCACCCTCAGCCAGGCCGGGCAGCAGGTCAGCCTCTTCGAGATGGCGGCCCGGCCCGGGGGCCGCGCCCGCAGCCTGGACGGCGCGGAACCGCGCCTGGACAATGGCCAGCACATCCTGATCGGCGCCTACCGCGAGAGCCTGGACCTGATGCGCCAGGTCGGCGCCCGGCCCGACGAGCTGCTGCTGCGCCTGCCCCTGCGCCTGCGCTACCCGCAGCACGAGGGTCTGCGCCTGCCGCCGGGTCCGCCCCTGCCGGCCTTTGCGCGCGCGGTGCTGGGCTATGGCGCCTGGCCCTGGGGCGCCCGCCTGGCCCTGCTGCGCGCCAGCCTGGGCTGGACCCTGAGCGGCTTTGACTGCGACCCGCGCCTGAGCGTGGACGCGCTGTGCCAGGCCTTGCCCGCCGCCGTGCGCCAGGAGCTGATCGATCCCCTGTGCGTGGCCGCGCTCAACACCCCGGCCCGCGAGGCCAGCGCCCAGGTCTTTCTGCGCGTGCTGCGCGACGCCCTCTTCAGCGGCCCCGGCTCGGCCGATCTGCTGCTGCCGCGCCGCCCCTTGGGCGAGCTGCTGGCCGAGCCGGCCGCCGCCTGGCTGGAGGCCCGCGATGCCACGCTGCACTGGCAGCGGCGCATCAGCCGCCTGGAAGCAGGCCCGCGCCTGGACGGCGAAGCCTTTGAGGCCGTGATCCTGGCCTGCAGCGCCGGCGAGGCGGCGCGCCTGGCTGCGCCGCTGGCGCCGGACTGGGCGGCGCGTGCGGCGGCCCTGCGCTTCGAGCCCATCGTCACCGTCTATCTGGAAAGCCCCGGCAGCGCCCTGCCCGCGCCCATGATCGCCCTGCACGAGAGCGCGGAGCAGCCCGCCCAGTTCGCCTTCGACCTGGGCCAGCTGGGCCATGCACCGGGGCGCTTTGCCTTTGTGATCAGCGGCGCCGCGCCCTGGGTGGCGCGCGGCCTGGACGCCACCGCGGCGGCCGTGCTGGCCCAGGCCCAGGCGGTGCTGGCCTGGCGCAGCCCGCCCACCCTGCTGCGCTGCCTGGCCGAGAAACGCGCCACCTTTGCCTGCACCCCGGGCCTGCTGCGCCCGGCCGCGGCCGTGGCCCCGGGCCTCTGGGCCGCGGGCGACTATGTGGATGGGCCCTACCCCGCCACGCTGGAGGGTGCGGTGCGCTCGGGCCGCGCGGCCGCACAGGCGGTGCTGGCGGTGCCGGGCGCTCAGAGCCCGCTGCGGCCATAGGGCGCCGCCAGCGGCTCGCCCACGAACACGCTCTGCCCCGGCCACAGCACGCTGCGCCAATAGGCTTCCAGCGCGCTCTGCCCCTGCAGATAGTTCAGCAGCAGCAGTTGCGGGTGCGGAAACTTCTGCAGATGGTTGCAGGGCTCGCTCACCGCGCCATGGCTGGCCGTGGCCCCCGCCTCGATCCAGTCCAGCGCGCTCATCTGCGGGCCGCTCGTGCGCTCCAGCTGGCCACCCAGCGAGGTCAGGTGATCAGCCAGGGCGCCGGGGATGAAGGGAATGCGCTCCAGCCCTTCCACCCGCGCCAGGCCGGTCTGGTAGAGCAGCACCTCGCTGAGCTCGGGCAGGGCCGCCTGGGCCACGCGCCGGGTCTGCAGGCCGTAGGCCCAGAGCCGGCTCTCGGGCGGGAACAGGGGCTCGCGCACATTGCGGGCCTTGTCCTCGGTGGCGGCAAACACGGCCTGCACCGGCGGCGTGCCGCGCTCCAGCAGGGAGCGGTCGGCCGCCACGCCGCGCTCGATCAGGGCCTTGGCGCTCTCCACCGAGCGCGCCGCCAGCAGCATGGCCGGGCGCAGGCCCAGATCGCTGAAGGGCTTGTGGCCCGTGTAGGCCGGATAGGGCGAGGGCTTGGAGGCCGCGCAGCTGTTCTTGCACAGCTCGGGCTGAAAGCCCAGGGCCAGGGCCCCGGTGATGGAGTTGCAGGCCACGGCATAGGGCTGGCTCCAGGCCAGCACCAGGGCCTGCACCTGGGGGCCCAGGCGCTCGTCCAGCTGGGCCTTGAAGGCCTCGAACTCGGCCGGACTCAGCACCGCCTGGCGCGGCAGATCGAGCGTGATCAGCTGCTGGGGCGCGAGGCCGCGCCTCTTCGCATACTCGGCCCCCACCGCCACCGAGTAAGGGTCGCTGCGGTTGATGACCAGGGCGATATCGGCCGCCACCAGGCGCCCCTGGGGCGCCGGCACCCGCAGCCAGCCCGGGCCGGACTGGGCCTGCGCCGACAGCGCCAGCAAGGCCCCTGCAAACAACACAATGATGCGGCGCAGCATTTCGCCATGCAAAATCGACTCAGAATCCCGCACAATCAAACATCCATGGAAAGCCCGCCGATCCCAGGATACGGCCGGGTCATGACAGCAAAAGAAAACAACACACAAGCAGGGCCATGAAGAGCAAAGAGGGGCAAACGCCCGCCATTCAGGTGCTGGAACGCAGCTTCGCGCTGCTGGACGTCTTGGCCAGCCATCAGGACCCCGTGTCGCTGAAGCAGATCAGCGAGGCCACCGGCCTGCACCCCTCCACCGCGCACCGCATTCTCAACGACCTGGCCATAGGCCGATTCGTCGACAGGCCCGAGGCCGGCAGCTACCGCCTGGGCATGCGCATGCTGGAGCTGGGCAATCTGGTCAAGGCGCGTCTGGACGTGCGCGATGCGGCACTCTCGCCCATGCGCGAGCTGCACAAGTTCACCCACCAGCCGGTCAATCTCTCGGTGCGCCAGGGCGATGAAATCGTCTATATCGAGCGCACCTACAGCGAGCGCTCGGGCATGCAGGTCGTGCGCGCCGTGGGCGGCCGTGCGCCCCTGCACCTGACCTCGGTGGGCAAGCTCTTCCTGGCCAGCGACGACCCGCAGCGCGTGCGTGCCTACGCCACCCGCACCGGCCTGGCCGGCCACACCAAGAACAGCCTCACCGAGATCAATGCCCTGGAGCGCGAGCTGGCCCTGATCCGCCAGCGCGGCCTCTCGCGCGACGACGAGGAACTGGAGCTGGGTGTGCGCTGCATGGCCGCCGGCATCTACGACGACCAGGGCAAGCTGGTGGCAGGCCTGTCCATCTCGGCCCCGGCCGACCGCCTGGAAGAAGGCTGGCTGGCGCGACTCAAGGAAACCGCTTCGCAGATCTCGCAGGCCCTGGGCTACCGGGGCTGAGTCACCGCCACCAAAGCAAAAGCGCCCCGCGGGGCGCTTTTTCGCATCAAGCCGGGCGAAGGATCAGCCCGGCAGATTCACCTTGCTGCTGGCCGCCGCCTCGGGCAGGCTGCTGACCCATTTGCGCACGCGCTCGGCGTCGCCGATCCGCGAGTACTTGCCAGCGGAATCCAGGAACACCATGATCAGCTTGCGACCGGCCAGCTGGGCCTGCATCACCAGGCAGCGCCCTGCCTCGTTGATGAAGCCGGTCTTCTGCAGGCCGATGTCCCAGGCGCCGCCGCGCACCAGACCGTTGGTACTGCGGAACGCCACCTGGCGGCGACCCAGGGTCACCGAGTGCTCCTTGGAGGTGGAGAACTCGCGCAGCACCGGGTACTCATGCGCCACCTTCACCAGCGCCGCCAGATCCTTGGCGCTGCTCTGGTTGCGGCTGGACAGGCCGGTGGGCTCCACATAGTGGGTGTCATGCATGCCCAGGGCCTGGGCCTTGGCATTCATGGCGGCCACGAAGGCCGAGAGGCCGCCCGGATAGTGGCGGCCCAGGGCATTGGCAGCGCGGTTCTCCGAGGCCATCAGGGCCAGGTGCATCATCTCGCCGCGGCTCAGCGTGGTGCCGATGGCCAGGCGCGAGCCCGTGCCCTTCTCGGTGTCGATGTCTTCCTGGGTGATGGTGAGCATTTCATCCATGCTCTGACCGGCCTCGACCACCACCAGCGAGGTCATCAGCTTGGTGATGGAGGCAATCGGCAGCACCGCCTGGGAATTCTTGGCCAGCAGCACCTCATTGGTGTCCTGGTCCATGACCAGGGCCACGGCGGACTTGAGATCCAGGGGATCGTCGGTGGCATGCAGGCCGTAGAGCTGACCGAAGGACGGCTTGGCGGCCACCACCGGCGCCACCAGGGCCGCCTTGCGAGGCGCACGCGCGGCCGGCTTGGCCTTGCGCACGGTCTTGGCGGGCTGGGCCTGCTGGCTCTTCTGCGCCTTCTTGGCGGGAGCGGCCAGCGCCTGCTGTGGGATCAGGGAGCCCCCCACCAGCAAGGCAGCGCCCAGCGCTGCGCCCGAAAACATGCGTGCAAAAGTCTTCAATCCGGCCCCCAACAACAGTCTTTGCCAGTGTAGGTGAAAGGCAAAAGCCGGGCAAGATCAAAAACTTAGGCGAGGCTCTTGAAGTAGTACCTCGCCTTCGGGAGCTTGCTCAGCCCTGTGCCGCCACGCGCTCGGTCTTGCTCTGGAGCTTGTTCAGCGCGCTCAAATATGCCTTGGCCGAGGCCACGACGATATCGGGGTCGGCACCAACGCCGTTCACCACGCGCCCCGCATGCTGCAAACGCACCGTGACCTCGCCCTGCGATTCTGTGCTGCCGCTGGTGATGGCGTTCACCGAGTAAAGCAGCATTTCCGCGCCACTTTGCACGGCCGACTCGATGGCGCGTAGGCTGGCGTCCACCGGACCATTGCCCTCGCTCTCGGCCCGATGCTCCACCGGACCGGCGGCAAACACCACGCTGGCGTGGGGTCGCTCACCGGTTTCCGAGCGCTGGGACAGGGAGAGCAGGCGGAAATGCTCCTGCTCCGAAGTCACCGACTCGTCCATCACCAGGGCGATGATGTCCTCGTCGAAGATCTCGTTCTTGCGGTCGGCCAGGTCCTTGAAGCGCTGGAAGGCGGCATTGATCTCGGCCTCGGACTCCAGCTGGATGCCCAGTTCCTGCAGGCGCTGCTTGAAGGCATTGCGGCCGCTGAGCTTGCCCAGCACGATCTTGTTGGCGCTCCAGCCCACATCCTCGGCGCGCATGATCTCGTAGGTGTCGCGCGCCTTGAGCACGCCGTCCTGGTGGATGCCCGAGGCGTGGGCAAAGGCGTTCGCCCCCACCACGGCCTTGTTGGGCTGGACCACGAAACCGGTGGTCTGGCTCACCATGCGCGAGGCCGGCACGATCTGGCTGGTCTCGATGCCCACGTCCAGGCCGAAGTAGTCGCGGCGGGTCTTGACCGCCATCACCACCTCTTCCAGTGAGCAGTTGCCGGCGCGCTCGCCCAGGCCGTTGATGGTGCACTCGATCTGGCGGGCCCCGCCGATCTTCACGCCGGCCAGGGAGTTGGCCACCGCCATGCCCAGGTCGTTGTGGCAGTGCACCGACCAGATGGCCTTGTCGGAGTTGGGCACCCGCGCACGCAGCTTGGCGATGAAGTCGCCATACAGCTCGGGGATGGCATAGCCCACGGTGTCGGGGATGTTGATGGTGGTGGCGCCTTCGGCGATCACCGCCTCCACCACGCGGGCAAGGAACTCCGGGTCGGAGCGGTAGCCGTCCTCGGGCGAGAACTCGATGTCGCCGCACAGATTGCGGGCGAAGCGCACCGCCAGCTTGGCCTGCTCCAGCACCTGCTCGCGCGTCATGCGCAGCTTCTTCTCCATATGGAGCTCGCTGGTGGCGATGAAGGTGTGGATGCGCGAGCGCTCGGCGCCCTTGAGCGCCTCGGCGGCGCGGGCGATGTCGCGGTCATTGGCACGGGCCAGGGAGCAGACGGTGCTGTCCTTGATGGCCTCGGCAATGGCGCGCACGGCTTCGAAGTCGCCATTGCTGGACGCAGCAAAACCGGCCTCGATCACGTCCACGCGCAGACGCTCGAGCTGGCGGGCGATGCGTAGCTTCTCGTCCTTCGTCATCGAGGCGCCGGGCGATTGCTCGCCGTCGCGCAGGGTGGTGTCGAAGATGATCAGCTTGTCAGCCATGGCGTTCTCCGTGAGAGGCTGGGTTGAAGACAGAGGAAGGCAAAACAAAGGCCCGCGAAGCTGCTGCTTGGCGGGCCTGTAGTGCTGAGAAAACCTGTGCTTGAGACGTGTGCAATCAGCGCGCCCGGAGGGGTGCGCCTAGTAGCAGGGCAAAGGCAAAGGTGTTCATCGCGGACGAATATAGCACGCGAGCGCGCTCAGTGGTGCAGGCCGCGCTCATCGGGCTCGTCGGTGGAGGTGGCGATCACGCTCACCGGCCGGCCCTTGGCCTTCTTGTACAGATAGACCGCGTAGCCCGAGAGGCCGTAGAGGCAGAACAGGCCGAAGATGGCGCGCTGCGGATACAGGCTGATCAGGGCGATGCCCAGGGCCACGGCCACCAGCACCACAAAGGGCACGCTGCGCCGCGCACCAAAGACCTTGAAGCTGTAGAAGGGCGCGTTGGTCACCATGGACAGGCCGGCAAACAGGGTCACGCCAAAGGCGCTCCAGGCCAGCCAGTCGATCTGCGAGGCATTGCGGTAACCCGCGTCGTCGAAAAGCCAGATCAGGCTGATCACCAGGGCCGCAGCCGCCGGGCTGGGCAGCCCCTGGAAGAAGCGCTTGTCCACCACGCCGATATTCACATTGAAGCGCGCGAGACGCAGGGCCGCGCCGGCGATGTAGACGAAGGCCGGGATCCAGCCCGCCTTGCCCAGGTCCTTGAGGCCCCACATATAGACGATGAGCGCCGGTGCGGCGCCGAAGCTCACCATATCGGAGAGCGAGTCCATCTGCTCGCCGAAGGCGCTCTGCGAATTGGTCATGCGCGCCACGCGGCCGTCCAGCGCGTCCAGCACGGCGGCGCAGAAGATGGCGATGCAGGCGGTCTCGAAGCGGCCGTGCATGGCCATGACGACGGCATAGAAGCCGCAGAACAGCGCGCACAGCGTGATGCTGTTGGGCAGGGCATAAATGCCCTTGCGGCGCGGACGCCGAGGCTCCAGGACTTCGTCCTCGTCGAGCAGCTCGGCGTTCTTGTTGTTATTGGGATCGGTCATGGGGCGGGAGGATACAACAGCGCCTCCAAGGAAAAAGCCGCGAACAGGTCGCGGCTTTGCTGCTTGGAGTGCTCAGCCAGTCCACACGAGATGTGGACTGGCCTTCGGATGGC is part of the Shinella sp. XGS7 genome and harbors:
- a CDS encoding 2-isopropylmalate synthase, whose amino-acid sequence is MADKLIIFDTTLRDGEQSPGASMTKDEKLRIARQLERLRVDVIEAGFAASSNGDFEAVRAIAEAIKDSTVCSLARANDRDIARAAEALKGAERSRIHTFIATSELHMEKKLRMTREQVLEQAKLAVRFARNLCGDIEFSPEDGYRSDPEFLARVVEAVIAEGATTINIPDTVGYAIPELYGDFIAKLRARVPNSDKAIWSVHCHNDLGMAVANSLAGVKIGGARQIECTINGLGERAGNCSLEEVVMAVKTRRDYFGLDVGIETSQIVPASRMVSQTTGFVVQPNKAVVGANAFAHASGIHQDGVLKARDTYEIMRAEDVGWSANKIVLGKLSGRNAFKQRLQELGIQLESEAEINAAFQRFKDLADRKNEIFDEDIIALVMDESVTSEQEHFRLLSLSQRSETGERPHASVVFAAGPVEHRAESEGNGPVDASLRAIESAVQSGAEMLLYSVNAITSGSTESQGEVTVRLQHAGRVVNGVGADPDIVVASAKAYLSALNKLQSKTERVAAQG
- the pbpG gene encoding D-alanyl-D-alanine endopeptidase yields the protein MFSGAALGAALLVGGSLIPQQALAAPAKKAQKSQQAQPAKTVRKAKPAARAPRKAALVAPVVAAKPSFGQLYGLHATDDPLDLKSAVALVMDQDTNEVLLAKNSQAVLPIASITKLMTSLVVVEAGQSMDEMLTITQEDIDTEKGTGSRLAIGTTLSRGEMMHLALMASENRAANALGRHYPGGLSAFVAAMNAKAQALGMHDTHYVEPTGLSSRNQSSAKDLAALVKVAHEYPVLREFSTSKEHSVTLGRRQVAFRSTNGLVRGGAWDIGLQKTGFINEAGRCLVMQAQLAGRKLIMVFLDSAGKYSRIGDAERVRKWVSSLPEAAASSKVNLPG
- a CDS encoding efflux RND transporter periplasmic adaptor subunit, producing the protein MPHVLSPARSGMLLAVSAALLLMLAACGKKEAAPEPVRAVRTQVVAGESAGQVLEYAAELRARTESRLSFRVGGKLLERRANLGDVVKPGQLLARLDGQDLQLAQEAARAAMNAARVNRDQAGADYKRFIDLHQQGFISSAELERRDAAFKAAQAQLDQAKAQANVQGNQSDYALLRADAPGVITGVLAEPGMVVGAGTPVLQLAHDGPRDVVFSVPEHLIGRLREAAARPGALTVRLWGSDQAPLPVQLREVSAAADPTTRTFLVKADAGKLDARLGQTATVSLALPKQDKLIKLPLTAVLEQQGKTSVWVLDPQSMSLKLQPIQVSGAENNEVLVAGGLNPGQEVVTAGVHVLTPGQKVTRYVAPAATAASR
- the hpnD gene encoding presqualene diphosphate synthase HpnD, with amino-acid sequence MTPEQYVQDKAAKSGSSFYYAFLFLPPPRRAAITAFYAFCREVDDVVDEIQDPGVAATKLAWWRKEVANAFAGQPQHPVMKALMPHVADYEIRAEHLNAVIEGCQMDLDQTRYLDYPGLQRYCHLVAGVVGEVASGIFGRTDAQTVAYAHKLGLAMQLTNIIRDVGDDARRGRIYLPVSELQQFDVKAHEILKRDKPWGYSERFTALMKFQAARAHALYDEALALLPEADRRAQKPGLMMANIYRALLREIEAEHFQVLQQRISLTPLRKLWIAMKTNWRGR
- a CDS encoding TIGR03790 family protein, whose amino-acid sequence is MLRRIIVLFAGALLALSAQAQSGPGWLRVPAPQGRLVAADIALVINRSDPYSVAVGAEYAKRRGLAPQQLITLDLPRQAVLSPAEFEAFKAQLDERLGPQVQALVLAWSQPYAVACNSITGALALGFQPELCKNSCAASKPSPYPAYTGHKPFSDLGLRPAMLLAARSVESAKALIERGVAADRSLLERGTPPVQAVFAATEDKARNVREPLFPPESRLWAYGLQTRRVAQAALPELSEVLLYQTGLARVEGLERIPFIPGALADHLTSLGGQLERTSGPQMSALDWIEAGATASHGAVSEPCNHLQKFPHPQLLLLNYLQGQSALEAYWRSVLWPGQSVFVGEPLAAPYGRSGL
- the hpnE gene encoding hydroxysqualene dehydroxylase HpnE; this encodes MKIAVVGGGWAGLAAAVTLSQAGQQVSLFEMAARPGGRARSLDGAEPRLDNGQHILIGAYRESLDLMRQVGARPDELLLRLPLRLRYPQHEGLRLPPGPPLPAFARAVLGYGAWPWGARLALLRASLGWTLSGFDCDPRLSVDALCQALPAAVRQELIDPLCVAALNTPAREASAQVFLRVLRDALFSGPGSADLLLPRRPLGELLAEPAAAWLEARDATLHWQRRISRLEAGPRLDGEAFEAVILACSAGEAARLAAPLAPDWAARAAALRFEPIVTVYLESPGSALPAPMIALHESAEQPAQFAFDLGQLGHAPGRFAFVISGAAPWVARGLDATAAAVLAQAQAVLAWRSPPTLLRCLAEKRATFACTPGLLRPAAAVAPGLWAAGDYVDGPYPATLEGAVRSGRAAAQAVLAVPGAQSPLRP
- a CDS encoding IclR family transcriptional regulator, with protein sequence MKSKEGQTPAIQVLERSFALLDVLASHQDPVSLKQISEATGLHPSTAHRILNDLAIGRFVDRPEAGSYRLGMRMLELGNLVKARLDVRDAALSPMRELHKFTHQPVNLSVRQGDEIVYIERTYSERSGMQVVRAVGGRAPLHLTSVGKLFLASDDPQRVRAYATRTGLAGHTKNSLTEINALERELALIRQRGLSRDDEELELGVRCMAAGIYDDQGKLVAGLSISAPADRLEEGWLARLKETASQISQALGYRG
- the hpnC gene encoding squalene synthase HpnC, with the translated sequence MSIEHYENFPVASWLCPPALRPAVVAIYHFARCADDLADEGDDSPAQRLAALRAYRADLQAVAAGHAPSERWQRPVFAALGPVIARHQLPLPLLEALLDAFEQDLVKQRYADRAELLDYCRRSANPVGRLLLHLYGIHDAASLRRSDAICSSLQLINFWQDFSRDLPRGRVYAPAGDLVRHGLSAEDLLAGRDGPAARALIRDLCDWAHALMLEGAPLVHRLPGRAGWELRLVVQGGLRILEKIRRMDHASLTHRPRITALDLPFLLMGSLRMRAAEGQA
- the pssA gene encoding CDP-diacylglycerol--serine O-phosphatidyltransferase; its protein translation is MTDPNNNKNAELLDEDEVLEPRRPRRKGIYALPNSITLCALFCGFYAVVMAMHGRFETACIAIFCAAVLDALDGRVARMTNSQSAFGEQMDSLSDMVSFGAAPALIVYMWGLKDLGKAGWIPAFVYIAGAALRLARFNVNIGVVDKRFFQGLPSPAAAALVISLIWLFDDAGYRNASQIDWLAWSAFGVTLFAGLSMVTNAPFYSFKVFGARRSVPFVVLVAVALGIALISLYPQRAIFGLFCLYGLSGYAVYLYKKAKGRPVSVIATSTDEPDERGLHH